A region from the Actinoplanes sp. OR16 genome encodes:
- a CDS encoding NADP-dependent oxidoreductase codes for MHEIRLASRPTGWPTASNFEIAEVETPVPGDGQVLIRNIYMSVDPYMRGRMNDTKSYVAPFEVGAPLDGAAVGEVVASNAANVPVGSVVAHGLGWREFAVADAKRVRVVDPAQSLSAYLGLLGMTGLTAYVGLLDIAQFSEGDTVFVSGAAGAVGSVAGQIAKLKGAKRVVGSAGSAEKASYLIDELGFDAAFNYKDAPVREQLKAAAPDGIDVYFDNVGGDHLEAAIASANKFARFALCGAIAQYNETTPPAAPRNLALAIGKELNLRGFIVGNHNNRMPDFLAEVGGWLREGRISARETVVEGLANAPEAFLGVLRGDNTGKMVVKVGDEPAVRS; via the coding sequence GTGCACGAGATCCGCCTCGCCTCGCGTCCCACCGGCTGGCCCACCGCGTCGAACTTCGAGATCGCCGAAGTGGAGACCCCCGTACCGGGCGACGGTCAGGTCCTGATCCGCAACATCTACATGTCGGTCGACCCCTACATGCGCGGCCGGATGAACGACACCAAGTCCTACGTCGCCCCCTTCGAGGTGGGCGCGCCACTGGACGGCGCCGCGGTCGGCGAGGTGGTCGCGTCGAACGCCGCGAACGTGCCGGTCGGCTCGGTGGTCGCGCACGGTCTCGGCTGGCGGGAGTTCGCGGTGGCGGACGCCAAGCGGGTGCGCGTCGTCGACCCGGCGCAGTCGCTCTCCGCGTACCTCGGGCTTCTCGGCATGACCGGCCTGACCGCGTACGTCGGCCTGCTCGACATCGCCCAGTTCTCCGAGGGCGACACCGTCTTCGTCTCCGGCGCCGCGGGGGCCGTCGGCAGCGTGGCCGGCCAGATCGCCAAGCTGAAGGGCGCGAAGCGGGTCGTCGGCAGCGCCGGTTCCGCGGAGAAGGCGTCCTATCTGATCGACGAGCTCGGCTTCGACGCCGCGTTCAACTACAAGGACGCTCCGGTGCGCGAGCAGCTCAAGGCCGCCGCGCCGGACGGCATCGACGTCTACTTCGACAACGTCGGCGGCGACCACCTGGAGGCGGCGATCGCCTCGGCCAACAAGTTCGCCCGGTTCGCGCTCTGCGGTGCCATCGCGCAGTACAACGAGACCACCCCGCCGGCCGCCCCGCGCAACCTCGCCCTGGCCATCGGCAAGGAGCTGAACCTGCGCGGCTTCATCGTCGGCAACCACAACAACCGGATGCCCGACTTCCTCGCCGAGGTCGGCGGCTGGCTGCGCGAGGGCCGGATCTCCGCGCGGGAGACCGTCGTCGAGGGCCTGGCGAACGCGCCCGAGGCATTCCTCGGCGTCCTCCGGGGCGACAACACGGGCAAGATGGTGGTCAAGGTGGGCGACGAGCCCGCTGTCCGTTCTTGA